CTAGAAATGTGAACTCCCATGCATAAGGGAGGAAGAGTACCAGCTCTGTAGTTAGAGGTTCAGCTGGAAAACAGTTCTATCCCATTCCAGATGCATTTGACCACTAATCCTCAATTCACTTACTTGTGAACTGGGGATAACAGTTGGCTCACAGAATTTGAAAAGAGGATTATGAGATAGGTTAGCAAATTACTTGGATTCAATAAAagatggttgttgttttttagtttgtgtacataacaaatatattaaaaaatatgagaCCACCATATTTGTCATGACATAAATTATGGTAAAGAGGACAAATGAggctgtatttaaaataaaacccttCAACTGAGAAATTTACAGATTTGATTAATTTAATATATGAAATATTGTTTTGGGAAGCATGGAGCAGTGTTTCTAAAGTGGCTGGGAAATACTCTGGTCCAATATAGACACGCTTACTGTAGATAGGCATTAGTAAATCAGGTTACACACTGGATTCCATTGCACAGTGTCAGTATATATTTGGATTGAAAATTGATACATTCATGACACAGAGAAGTTACAGACAGAATAAGAGGCTTACCCCCAAATTTATtctattcagaaaacatttagatttctacatttaataaaatttcaaatgtataACCACATTGTCAAAGGTACTTACACTGCTAATATCTCTGAAAGTATCCATTAGCTTTTAACATATCAGAAAGACAAAATGATACATAAATACTTTTTGGGAACTAtgtatgataaaattaaaaaatgctttatattagctctttaaaatttttattttggcttaTTACTTCTAAAAATGGAGGGCATGATTCTCCAAGTCATAAAAGcgatttgttttacttttaatgatAGGGGTCAgcaagtttttctgtattttaggctttgtgagacatatggtctctgttgcaactattcCACTCTGCCACTgcagtgcaaaagcagccatagacaatatgtaaacaaaagaGTAGTTGTGTTCTAATAAGACTTTATACAGAAACACTGGAATTCGAATTACTTATTACTTTCCTGTGTTATGGAATAttccttgcatttaaaaaaaaacattaagaaatataaaaactcGTTTTAGTTCATAGGCCTTTCACAAAAACAGATGCAGGCCAGATTTGGTCCACGGGTCATAGTTTGTCAACCCTTATATTGTAAGATCCATTAAAAATGATAAGTTTGACTGATCTTTATAGGCTAATTCAATATCTGAGACAATATCAAGAATTACAATGCTATGGCAACCTTTATTCAATTCACATATAAAGCATGCAGTATTAACATAAAATAGTATGATATCAATGTAAAATGTTCAGTGCACATTAGCTAAGCAAGTCACTAGCAtattaaaccatttttaaaagcctatataGCTATACCAAACATGTTGAGAGCAAACTTTTTCAGACCCTAAATTATAAATTGTGCTTTAGCTCACCTATTCTCACCCTAAcactcttcattaaaaaaaaaaataaaatgtcctacTTAGAAGATATTCCATTAGCCAACTGAAATgcctttttcttaagaaaaacagTGCAAGCAAGAATGCTACCATGCATAGAGTTTTTACAAAGAACAGTAACATGCAAACAACAACTTGATCATTCCAAAAAAGCTTCCCTGGCAGATCCACACAAGTGGATCAAGAACTTGTGAGTGCTTTTGCACCTGTCTATCTGGAACAATGAGGCTACCATGTTTAGGCTCCTCCAAACCCAATTGTTCCATGCTTTCTTTCCAAAGTAGGCTCAATTTTTGATTTTTCACTATACACAAAAAGATGAACAAAGGAAAGTTATCtgacataaaacaaatattttcatatacaaatGTATTCTTTCATACTAGCAAAATGTTTTTACAAAAACTGAACAAAAcacaatattaaaaatgcatacacataaaatctaaaaaaaaaagtaatttaatattGGTCTAAGGTTAGAGTGCTATTTCTCCATGATGGCCTTGCATAAAAGGCCACTACTAGACATAAATAAAATGGGGCAAAATAATGTCCACCCTAGGAAAATCTTTTAAAGAAACTCAAGTGTCATGAGCAGTGTGTAGACAacacagttttatttaaaaaatcctagTTCTGAAGATAACTGAGGCTCATTAATAGGCCATTGTATCTAATAGTTAAATCAAGATTCAAAACAAAATATACCCAAACCAGATACatataatattcatttaaaagaaaCCTTCTGCCTACCTTCTGGTAAAAAATATTCccatttgaaaatgaagaaattctttaaaatgaacaaaagtaTTCTGGGTATAAGCTAATCTACCATTCTGACTTGACAGTTGACTAAAGATTACCAATTCAAAATTGTACAGAACTTTTATGAGAGGGAAAAAGGTAACTTTAAAAACTTGTATTCCTCTCTGGACAAAAACATAAATGGCCCCTTCCTAATGAGTCAACTTTTAGTTGCTTTTGATGGGCTAGCATTAGAAAGGCTGctctggatttttctttttgttgattgattcgcatttttattcttcttttcaggCACAAAAGAAGTAGACCAAGGAGACTGAAGGTGGTTAGGAAGACCATGCATCTCTGAGGACATCTTAAACAAAGATGACCCAAACCTTTGATCTTCAAACAGCCTATGTGAACTGCTTAACAAAACACCCTGGGAAAACTCGGTTTGAAATAAACAGCTTGGGGGTTTGAGTTCATTAGTTCCTGAGTTAGAACTGGGATGGACCGAAAATTCTTCACTCATTTCTTGGTcagatggagagaggaggaaaaaagaagacgATTTccattcatttccattttctaacTGATCAGAAGTTAGAGAACCTTTGGAAAGGTTTGGCTTAGTTCTTTCTTCCAATTTATCTGGTTCCTCAAGAAATTCACTGCCTTGAGATGACTTTGATAACCCATCCAAATCCACTGACTTAAAACCGTTATTACAAGGGCTCTTACTGTTGTCTGACTCAGACATCATTGAATCCAGCTCAGAGATTTTGTCAAGGTAAGCTGCGTCCATTGAGGCTTCGCTGGATGTTCTTGTCCGATTCATTTCAAAAGAGCGAATAGAATTCAACCTCTTAGATAAACATGAGCCCGATTTCTCACTCAGTTTTGAAGAAATCTCTCCAACAGAATTTGCTATCGTGTTCCCCTCTGCGTTTTCAAAATCCAAGCTTTGGGCATAGCTTGTGGAACAACAATCCCAAAACCCAGTCTTTGGGGAAGTAAAACGttctgatttcttttcattttcacttttatcATCTTCTGAAGAATCTTTATTACAAACATTTGTAGAATCACAAAAATCATCAAACACCAATTTTCTGAGATGGTTTGAGTGCTTTTTGGAACTTCCTGCTTTGGCCATAGAGCTCTCTCTATTTTCTGGAGTACTGAGCTGAAGGCAACTAAGGGACAAAGGAGTGCAAGGAGCTGGAAGATCATAAAGTTCATCTTTGTAGGGTGTACTATCAGATGGCTTATTACCCCATTCTCCCTCCAAATAAGTATCCATACTGGCATCAGTTACACCTAACATTATTTCCACCTGTTTTTGATATAGGTCTTTGTTCTTAGAACAATTTAGTTCTGTTTTGCTGGTGCTTTCCTGCCGGGCAGAACTGTTAGAAGGCTGTGTCAGGTGGGAACTTGGGGTCGAAGAGCTAAGCTGCTTTCTGGCACCATCACCTTGATTTGTTGATGCCATATCCTCCTCGCTGCCTTTGCACCCCTTGCCATCTGTAGAAAGTGCTCTCTGGCAAATGGAATTCATAGCTTCCTTCTCTTCACTTGAATTTTTTAGCTGTGCAATTTGAGATTCTAGTTCCTCTATATACTTATCACTTCGTTCCAGGGCTTTCTTGAGGCGATTGGTTTCACGTTCATACTGTTCTACTTTGGACTGAAGAGCAGCTACTGTAAACCTTCCAAACCTGCAAGGAATGGAAGGACAGTTAGCCTTACTTTTCAAGCCTTTTCAAAGTTTAAGAGTGCCAATTGTCTCAGCCCATTCTAATTTCACATGTGATATTTAAGACCACTCAATGAAGAGGACAAAGCAATGC
The sequence above is a segment of the Eptesicus fuscus isolate TK198812 chromosome 8, DD_ASM_mEF_20220401, whole genome shotgun sequence genome. Coding sequences within it:
- the OBI1 gene encoding ORC ubiquitin ligase 1 gives rise to the protein MAQTVQNVTLSLTLPITCHICLGKVRQPVICINNHVFCSICIDLWLKNNSQCPACRVPITPENPCKEIIGGTSESEPMLSHTVRKHLRKTRLELLHKEYEDEIDCLQKEVEELKNKNLSLESQIKTILDPLTLMQGNQNEDKHPVADNSSKIDPETVAEWKKKLRTANEIYEKVKDDVDKLKEANKKLKLENGGLVRENLRLKAEVDNRSPQKFGRFTVAALQSKVEQYERETNRLKKALERSDKYIEELESQIAQLKNSSEEKEAMNSICQRALSTDGKGCKGSEEDMASTNQGDGARKQLSSSTPSSHLTQPSNSSARQESTSKTELNCSKNKDLYQKQVEIMLGVTDASMDTYLEGEWGNKPSDSTPYKDELYDLPAPCTPLSLSCLQLSTPENRESSMAKAGSSKKHSNHLRKLVFDDFCDSTNVCNKDSSEDDKSENEKKSERFTSPKTGFWDCCSTSYAQSLDFENAEGNTIANSVGEISSKLSEKSGSCLSKRLNSIRSFEMNRTRTSSEASMDAAYLDKISELDSMMSESDNSKSPCNNGFKSVDLDGLSKSSQGSEFLEEPDKLEERTKPNLSKGSLTSDQLENGNEWKSSSFFLLSPSDQEMSEEFSVHPSSNSGTNELKPPSCLFQTEFSQGVLLSSSHRLFEDQRFGSSLFKMSSEMHGLPNHLQSPWSTSFVPEKKNKNANQSTKRKIQSSLSNASPSKATKS